A region from the Benincasa hispida cultivar B227 chromosome 12, ASM972705v1, whole genome shotgun sequence genome encodes:
- the LOC120092950 gene encoding F-box only protein 6 isoform X1, with amino-acid sequence MEGLAMLRQLIGQLQEFLQFYHSHPPPPPPPPPPQPPQQLPLTLASSRQRWCFKDIDDNSADDYYGLVMVAGRSENCKMTEACMLPPVKKPRKERNRGKLSGSAATTEVMEEIWKDFPEDLFEAVIARLPIATFFRFRAVCQKWNSLLNSESFSFYCAQVPQTTPWFYTITHDMVSSGAIYDPSLKKWHHPSISSQPIKSLVLPVASAGGLVCLLDFSHRNFYVCNPLTQSLKELPARSVEVWSRVAVGMTLNGSSTSGGYNILCLGCDGEYEIYDSVKNSWIHPGRMPSSIKLPLSLNFRSQAVSIDSTLYFMRSDPEGIVSYNMVTGVWKQFIVPAPLHLTDHTLAEYGGRIMLVGLLTKNAATCVCIWELQKMTLLWKEVDRMPNIWCLEFYGKHVRMNCLGNKGLLMLSLRSRQTNRLVTYDVTSKEWSKVPGVPRGRKRQWITSGTAFYPCPTAVA; translated from the exons ATGGAAGGCCTGGCCATGCTTAGGCAGCTCATCGGTCAGCTTCAAGAGTTCTTGCAATTCTACCATTCTCATCCTCCTCCGCCACCGCCGCCACCGCCGCCGCAACCGCCGCAGCAACTGCCTCTCACCCTAGCTTCATCTCGCCAGAG GTGGTGCTTCAAAGATATTGATGACAACTCTGCAGATGATTATTACGGTCTTGTAATGGTGGCTGGTAGATCAGAAAATTGTAAGATGACAGAAGCTTGCATGCTTCCACCTGTAAAAAAACCAAGAAAGGAGCGAAACCGAGGAAAATTGTCTGGATCAGCCGCAACAACTGAGGTGATGGAAGAAATCTGGAAAGATTTCCCAGAGGACCTTTTTGAAGCTGTCATTGCGAGACTTCCCATTGCTACATTCTTCCGCTTTCGTGCTGTTTGCCAAAAATGGAACTCACTGCTAAACTCTGAAAGTTTCTCTTTTTACTGTGCTCAAGTTCCACAAACCACCCCTTGGTTCTACACCATTACTCACGACATGGTTAGTTCAGGAGCCATATATGACCCTTCTTTGAAAAAATGGCACCATCCATCCATTTCATCTCAGCCTATTAAATCACTTGTCCTGCCAGTTGCTTCTGCTGGAGGTCTTGTGTGTTTGCTTGATTTCAGTCATAGGAACTTCTATGTATGCAATCCTCTAACTCAATCTCTTAAAGAGTTGCCAGCTAGATCAGTTGAAGTGTGGTCTCGTGTTGCGGTAGGGATGACTCTAAATGGTAGTTCGACCAGTGGGGGCTACAATATCTTATGTCTGGGCTGTGATGGAGAGTATGAGATTTATGACTCTGTTAAAAACTCCTGGATTCACCCCGGGCGCATGCCTTCTAGTATTAAGCTTCCATTATCCCTGAATTTCCGCTCACAAGCTGTCTCCATTGACAGCACACTTTACTTCATGCGTTCAGACCCCGAAGGGATTGTGTCCTACAACATGGTCACTGGGGTTTGGAAGCAGTTTATAGTTCCCGCCCCGCTACATCTGACAGACCATACGCTTGCAGAGTATGGGGGCCGGATCATGCTCGTGGGGTTGTTGACAAAAAACGCAGCCACGTGCGTGTGCATATGGGAGCTGCAGAAGATGACTCTCTTATGGAAGGAGGTTGACAGAATGCCAAACATATGGTGCTTGGAGTTTTATGGAAAGCACGTTAGAATGAATTGCTTGGGAAACAAAGGGTTGCTCATGCTGTCCTTGAGATCAAGGCAAACAAACAGATTGGTTACGTACGATGTGACGAGCAAGGAATGGTCGAAAGTTCCTGGGGTGCCTCGCGGGAGGAAGCGACAATGGATAACATCAGGCACTGCATTTTACCCTTGCCCGACTGCTGTGGCTTGA
- the LOC120092950 gene encoding F-box only protein 6 isoform X2: MVAGRSENCKMTEACMLPPVKKPRKERNRGKLSGSAATTEVMEEIWKDFPEDLFEAVIARLPIATFFRFRAVCQKWNSLLNSESFSFYCAQVPQTTPWFYTITHDMVSSGAIYDPSLKKWHHPSISSQPIKSLVLPVASAGGLVCLLDFSHRNFYVCNPLTQSLKELPARSVEVWSRVAVGMTLNGSSTSGGYNILCLGCDGEYEIYDSVKNSWIHPGRMPSSIKLPLSLNFRSQAVSIDSTLYFMRSDPEGIVSYNMVTGVWKQFIVPAPLHLTDHTLAEYGGRIMLVGLLTKNAATCVCIWELQKMTLLWKEVDRMPNIWCLEFYGKHVRMNCLGNKGLLMLSLRSRQTNRLVTYDVTSKEWSKVPGVPRGRKRQWITSGTAFYPCPTAVA, from the coding sequence ATGGTGGCTGGTAGATCAGAAAATTGTAAGATGACAGAAGCTTGCATGCTTCCACCTGTAAAAAAACCAAGAAAGGAGCGAAACCGAGGAAAATTGTCTGGATCAGCCGCAACAACTGAGGTGATGGAAGAAATCTGGAAAGATTTCCCAGAGGACCTTTTTGAAGCTGTCATTGCGAGACTTCCCATTGCTACATTCTTCCGCTTTCGTGCTGTTTGCCAAAAATGGAACTCACTGCTAAACTCTGAAAGTTTCTCTTTTTACTGTGCTCAAGTTCCACAAACCACCCCTTGGTTCTACACCATTACTCACGACATGGTTAGTTCAGGAGCCATATATGACCCTTCTTTGAAAAAATGGCACCATCCATCCATTTCATCTCAGCCTATTAAATCACTTGTCCTGCCAGTTGCTTCTGCTGGAGGTCTTGTGTGTTTGCTTGATTTCAGTCATAGGAACTTCTATGTATGCAATCCTCTAACTCAATCTCTTAAAGAGTTGCCAGCTAGATCAGTTGAAGTGTGGTCTCGTGTTGCGGTAGGGATGACTCTAAATGGTAGTTCGACCAGTGGGGGCTACAATATCTTATGTCTGGGCTGTGATGGAGAGTATGAGATTTATGACTCTGTTAAAAACTCCTGGATTCACCCCGGGCGCATGCCTTCTAGTATTAAGCTTCCATTATCCCTGAATTTCCGCTCACAAGCTGTCTCCATTGACAGCACACTTTACTTCATGCGTTCAGACCCCGAAGGGATTGTGTCCTACAACATGGTCACTGGGGTTTGGAAGCAGTTTATAGTTCCCGCCCCGCTACATCTGACAGACCATACGCTTGCAGAGTATGGGGGCCGGATCATGCTCGTGGGGTTGTTGACAAAAAACGCAGCCACGTGCGTGTGCATATGGGAGCTGCAGAAGATGACTCTCTTATGGAAGGAGGTTGACAGAATGCCAAACATATGGTGCTTGGAGTTTTATGGAAAGCACGTTAGAATGAATTGCTTGGGAAACAAAGGGTTGCTCATGCTGTCCTTGAGATCAAGGCAAACAAACAGATTGGTTACGTACGATGTGACGAGCAAGGAATGGTCGAAAGTTCCTGGGGTGCCTCGCGGGAGGAAGCGACAATGGATAACATCAGGCACTGCATTTTACCCTTGCCCGACTGCTGTGGCTTGA